The genomic stretch GATCAGCCCGGCCTCCGGCATAACCTGATGGCAAACCCCGGTGTTTATATCGAAGTGGTGGGTAAAGCCCTGTTCTTTGGCAAATTCCCGCATCTCCTTGTGAATCTGTGCAGTTCGGATCGTCGGCGCCGGCGAATAGTGGTCAAAAACAAAAGATACCTTGTCCGGATCCCATACCTTTGTACCCCCCATCTCGAAAAACGACCTGACCACCTGAAGGTACAGGTCGTTGAGCTCTATAAAATCAACCGAGCAGTTCAGGATTTCTCCAGTTGTAACCGAATTTACCCCTGCCGCCCGGGCGAGTATCTTTTCTACTGCATGCACAGAACTCTCCTTATCACATGTATTGCAGGCACCAGTATAGCAGAGAAATATGGCTTATGTGTGTACGGGAAAATCTTGCACCCGATTCGTTATTCGCATATAATTCCCTATATTTCTACGTTTTTCGTATATCGGAGGCTGCATGATCATTGGATGCCCCAAAGAGATTAAAAAACACGAATACCGCGCAGGTCTGACTCCGCATTGCGCATCGGCCTATGTCCGGCACGGCCATACGGTTCTGGTTCAGAGAGGGGCCGGGTCCGGGTCCGGCTTCGAAGATCAGGAGTATTCCGACGCAGGAGCAAAGCTTGTCGACTCTTCCCGGGAAATCTGGGCAGCGGACATGGTCGTCAAGGTAAAAGAACCCCTGCCGGAAGAATTCCAGTACTTCCGGGAAAACCTGATTCTGTACACCTATCTCCACCTGGCTGCGGCGGAGGAATTGACCAGGGCTCTGCTGAACTCCGGTGTAAAGGGAATCGCTTATGAAACAATACAGACCGACGACGGACACCTGCCCTGCCTTACACCCATGAGCGAGATTGCCGGACGCCTGAGTGTGCAGGAGGGTGCAAAATACCTGGAAAAAACCTTTGGAGGCCGGGGTGTCCTTCTGGGAGGAGTCCCGGGGGTTGAACGGGGTAAGGTGGCAATCCTCGGAGGCGGCGTGGTGGGACTGAATGCCTGCAAGATTGCTGTCGGTATGGGAGCGGAGGTTACACTTCTGGATATCAATACCGCCCGGCTGGCATACCTTGACGACATCTTCCAGGCCCGGATTACGACTCTGGTGTCCAATGAGCGCAACATTGAAAAGATCGCCCGGGAAAGCGATGTAATAATCGGCGCGGTCCTGATTCCCGGGGCCAAAGCACCGCGACTGATCCGGCGGGAACACCTGAAACTGATGAAGAAAGGCGCTGTACTGGTTGATGTGGCAGTGGATCAGGGGGGCTGTTTTGAAACAACCCGAGCCACCTTTCACGATGATCCGGTCTATCTTGTTGATGATGTAATCCATTACTGCGTAGCCAATATGCCCGGAGCCGTTGCCCGAACCGCCACCCTGGCTCTGACCAATGCTACTCTGAACCACGGTTTGAACCTGGCTGACAATGGAGTGGAAAAGGCATGCAGAGAGTCTGTTCCCCTGCAAAGAGGACTGAATATCTATACCGGCAAGTGTACACACCGGGGCGTAGCCGAGGCCTTTGGCCTTGATTACACCAATCCCGAAACAGCTTTATGACGCAGCATGAACTTGACGAGCTTGATTCCGGAATAGTTACCAGGCTGCGGGTGGAAAACATGAGTAACAATGCTCTGGCAGAGGAGCTGGGGATCTCGGAAGGTACGGTACGTCAGCGGATAAAAAAGCTTAAAGAGGCGGGGGTCCTGAAGATCAGGGCCCTTATTAATCCCGACAGCCTGGTTCGTCAGCAGCTGGCGACCATAGCGGTCAACCTGAACGAGTCACGCCTTCTGGATGCCAAGGCCCGGGAGATAGCCGAACTGGAAAACGTTCTTTCAGTCTCCATTACCTCAGGGCAGTACGACCTTATTGTAGAGGTCCTCGTTGATTCAAACCGGGGTTTGGTGGGATTCCTGACGGATACTCTGGCCAGGGTTGAGGGAATCGCGAAAACCGAAAGTTTTTTGATGTTGAAAAACTACAATAAGTATGTTTGAGTAATACAAGGGCACCTCTAAAAACGTGGTATTTTTGCCATAGTCAAGGAGGAAGATTTTGTAGCACCCGCATCCTGCACCGAATATTATTTTGGTGCAGGAGAGGTCTGCGGGAAATCTTGACGACGCAGGATATGGGTAAAAGAGTAGTCTTTAGAGATTGTATGATTTACGTGGTTGGGCGCAGAGAGTTATCCTCTATCTGACGGGATTGGGGAGCCGGCGGTAGGTTGAGGGCACCGGGAGGCATAAGACCTCGCTTTAGAGATTAACTGAAACCTGCCACCGAACACCATAGAGCGGTGCGCCGAGTGACCGGCGCAACCGCGAATAGGAGTACGGTGTAACTCGCGTCTGACCAAAGACTCCCAGTCCTTCTTATAACCGAAAGGAGGGAAAAATGGAAGAGAAGATTCGGTATGTAGGCATCGACCTTGGTAAACGGACTTACCAGTGTGCGATTCTCGATGAGAAAGCCAAGAATCAACAGTTCAATGGAAAAGCCGATGGGATTGGCTTAGAGCGACTTGCCAAGAGATTGGGTAATGATGATTTGGTAGGACTGGAAGCGGGGAACAATGCGTTCAATATTGCTCGATATCTGACTGACCGGGTTGGGTGCCATGTTGTTGTTCTGAACCCTGGGAAGCTTGCAATGATTTACCAATCGCTGAAAAAAACGGATAGGGAAGATGCAGTACAAATTGCCCGCCTGTTACAGCGGAACCCGGTAGAAGAATTGCCAACCGTACCGTTGCCAACGAAGAAAGAGGAAGAGGAGAGGTCAGTTGTAGCCGAACTGGCAACTTACAAAGCAGACCGAACAAGGTACATAAACCGGCTCCATAGTGTGTTTCTCGATTCGGGTATTACAACGATAACGAAAGCGGATCTAAAAACGGCATCGAACAGAGAGAAGAACGTATTGACCCTTCTTACCGGACGGCATGTTCGAGAAGCGAGGCGACTGATAGAAATGGTTGCCTACTGTGAAGCGATTATTGAAGATTTAGAACAGGAAACAAAGCAGTTCCTGGAATCCGAGAAGAACACTGGGATTCTCATGTCTGTCCCAGGAGTCGGTCCTGCTACCGCGTTGGCTTTTATTGCCTACGTAGGGGATGGAAGTCGATTTGCGAATGCAGATCAGGTGGCAAACTACGCAGGCCTCACACCTCGGGTCGATAGCTCTGGGGAAACTCATCGAATGGGGCCAATATCAAAGCAAGGATGTGCATATTTGCGCAGAGTGATCGTACAGGCAGCATGGTCACTGGTGCGTTCGAAAAGTGGGGGGCACTTGAAAGAGGCTTACAAAACTTTAATCACTCGAAAACCTAAAGCAGTAGCGATTATTGCCATTGCTCGGAGATTAGTAAAGCTTCTGTACACCTTGGTGACAAAGAAGACATATTATCGGTATAGCCAGCTTAAAGAGAGGCTTGCGAAGCTGAAATATCATAAATTACAAATTATTGGATTGGGGTCTTGACGTAAAACATAGGAGGTGCCCACATCAGAAAACCGGAGTGTAAAGATGCCAACAATCCAGGAATACCAGAAACAGCGAATGCTGATGAGGAAAATCGAGCCCAAACGGGCAGATGTACTTGGTCTGATCCTCGATACCGCCAAGAAAGCGGCTAAGGAACAGAACCGTGAGGCTACGGAAGCCGATTTCACCGCGGCAGTAAAAAAACAGATCAAGGCCATGGAAAAAACCGTGGAACTGGTAAAAGCCAATAACGGGGACACCAGCAAACAGGAAGCGGAAATTGTCATTATGCGGGAGTATCTTCCCCCGATGATGGGCGAAGCAGAGCTCAGCGCGGAAATCGACAAATTGCTTGGGGAGCTTCCGAAGGAGGAGCGGATCAAAAAGAACCAGGGTAAATTGATGGGAAAACTGAAAGCCCTGGGAGATTCTGTCGATATGGGTGTGGCAGCCAAAATCCTTTCCGAAAAGCTAGGCTGATTCTTTATAACACAGCACATGGGATTGTGTGAAAGAGAAAGGACAGCTTTTTCTGTGTTTTTTTTAAATTTCATATTTTAAATTTTATCAACCTGAAGTATAATATAGGGGCACCTCTAAAAACGTGGTATTTTTGTTATTGGAGGGGCCCATAAACTCATTCAGGAATACAACGGAATTATACAATGAATTCATTAGATCAGAAAATTTTTCAGAGATTCGAAAAGACCAGCCGTGCCGATACCATATACGAAATAATAAAGGACGGTATTCTGCAGGGGGTTTGGAAACCCGGCGACAAGATTGACGATCAGGAACTGGCAAAGAGACTGGGGGTAAGCCGCTTGTCGGTACGTGAAGCCCTGTCCAAGTTTGTGGAAAACCTGATCATCGAAAAGCAGCACTGGAAGGGTTACCAGGTACGGCAGCTCCAGTGGAAAGAGATAGAGGGGATCATGGAAATTCGGATCGCCCTCGAGACCATAGCTATTGATCATGTTGCCAGAAATATTACTCCGGAACTTATTAAAGAACTCGAGGGGACGCTGAACCAGGCCGTCCGTGACATGGAGGCGGAAGACCACACCGCCTTCCGGCTGTCCGACTATGCCTTTCACGAGATAATCCACCGGGAATGCGGCAATATCTGGATAACCAATATAATCAGCAATATCCGGGTCCTTATCGAGATAATCCGCCGGATCTCCCAGGAGGAACATTTTCGGAATGTTGCCTGGGCCAGCATCGAAGAACACAGGGCTGTGCTGGACTGTCTTAAAAACCGGGACCCCCAGTGCGCGGTTGAAACCCTGCGCAGCCATCTGCTTATGTACACGGAACGTGTCAGGGCTGAGTATAAGCATCCTGATTCTTTGCAGAAAACTGACGACTGACCGTCGGCAAGGGAGTAACCCGTTTCAAACCCGGAGACCGGGTGGTCCACGAAATTGTCACCTTTTACTGCGGGGAATGCCCTGCCTGCCTTGAGGGACGTTTCAATATCTGTAATACCATTCCCCCCATGCAGGGCCGGGCACATTTTATGACCGGCGGCGGTTTTGCAAAATTCGTCGTCTGGCCGGAACAACAGCTCCATAAACTCCCGGATTCTGTGAGCAGCAAAGAGGCCGTCCTGATGGAACCCACCGCCGGCAGTATCCACAGCGTTGTTACCCGGATGAGAATAAAAGCAGGAGAATCTGTTGTAATACTGGGCCCCGGAGCCCGGGGTATCCTGATGATGCAGGTCTGCAAGGCCATCGGTGCAGGTCCGATTATTATGACCGGTCTTACCCGGGATAAACCCTTCCGACTGGCAATGGCCAAAAAGATGGGGGCCGACCGGGTTGTCAATGTGGAAAAAGAAGACATCCGGGAGGCGGTCAGGGAGATGACCGGCGGAATCGGCGTGGACGCGGTTCTGGAGAATACCGGTTCCGTTGAACCCACTGCAGAATCCCTGGATATCGTGCGCAAAGGCGGAAAGGTTCTCTGGGCAGGAGGAGGAATCCGCGGCGGCATTGTGGCTCCTGTGGATACCTACAAGATCATCGTTAAGGAGATCGATGTAAAGGGAGAAATATCCCAGATCCCCTACGACTGGAAGTCCGCGGTCCATCTTGTAGCGGCTGGTAAAATCGATCTTGCTCCTCTGGTTACCCATGAGTTCGGTCTGGAGGACTGGCGCAAGGGATTCGATCTGGCAGCGACCAGCGCCGAGTGTCTGCGGGTAGCTCTAAAACCCTGAGGAGCAATGCAGGAGTAATTCTCTCATGACAATCCTTAACACACTGCTTGATTCTGTTCCGGTTCCCAGGATGGTCCGGGTCAAACAGAACTACGAACGCCCCAGACTCGCCGACCCTGTGGGAAAATTTTGCGCATGTATTCAGGCGGGCTCCGTTCTTAATAAAATCAGAAAAGGGATGAGCATCGCCGTCGCAGTCGGAAGCCGGGGAATCAGCAACCAGCCGGCTATAGTTAAAGCACTTGTTTCCGAGCTCAAATCCGCCGGCGCCGAACCCTTTATCGTACCCGCCATGGGTTCCCACGGCGGGGCAGTTGCAGAAGGGCAGAAATCGATACTCGAAGGAATGGGATTTACCGAGGAGTACCTGGGGATCCCTATCCGGGCAAGCATGGAAACGGTCAATCTTGGAGAAGCGGAACCTGATCTTCCCGTGTACATCGATAAGTACGCATGGGAGGCTGACGGCATAGTAATTATCAACCGGATAAAACCCCATGTTGCCTTCCGGGGTCCCTGTGAGAGCGGTCTTGCCAAGATGATTACTATCGGCCTCGGAAAACAACGGGGAGCCGAAACCTGCCACAACCTTGGTTTCGGCAGGATGGCGGAACATATTCCCGCAATCGCGTCCGCTATCCTGGCAAAAAAGCAAAATACTCTTCGCTGTTGCACTGCTGGAGAACGCCTATCACGAAACCTGCAGGGTCGTAGGCCGTTACCACACCCCCTATGTTACCGGAGGCCCCAGCATTACCCGGATCGGGGTGCTGGATATTACCGAGGTCAGCCACGGGAACAGCCTTCGACAAAGAAGGAAATCTCTTTTAAACGAGAGGGAAAGCAGAATACGCTTGTCGGTGCCCACGCTTTCCGATAGACTTCCGCCCGGATATGAACAATTTTCTTAAGGACATCGGAGTTCTCTACTCCCTTTTTTTCAAGATCGGCCTCTTTTCCATTGGAGGAGGCTATGTGATGCTTCCCATGCTGCGTGTTGAGCTTGTGGAGAAACGCAAATGGGTCAGTGACCGTGAGCTGCTGGACTACTACGCTATCGGTCAGGCTACCCCGGGAATCATCGCCGTCAATACCGCAACTTTTGTGGGCTATACCCGGCGTGGTATCCCCGGGGCTCTCGCGGCAACAGCGGGGATGGTGGGGCCCTCGCTGATTATAATCCTGGCGATTGCCGTCTTTATTCCCATGATGGAGACCATGCCCCTTTTCCAGAAGGCCTTTAAAGGCATACGGGTAGCCGTAGCGGTCCTGCTGGTTTCCACCCTCGTTACCCTTACAAAAAAGGGTTGGAGGTCCTGGATTGACGCCATGCTGACTGTCGCAGCCTTTGCGGCAGTAGTCTTTTCCGGGATATCCCCGTTTCCGGTAATCCTGGCAGCCGGGTTGCTGGGGCTTCTTCTGCGCCGCCACAGGAGCAGCCTGCAATGAGTTATCTATCCCTTTTTATCACCTTTTTTACTATCGGACTCTTTACCATTGGCGGAGGACTGGCAAGTCTGCCTCTGCTGTATGAAGCTGTTGTGGACAGCGGAATGATCAGCCGTAACCTTTTTGTCGACATGCTGGCCATAAGCCAGTCCACCCCGGGACCCATAGGCATCAACATGTCGACCTTCGCGGGGTATCAGATTTCCGGTATTCCCGGCGGTTTTGTCGCCACATTGGGAATGGTTACTCCGTCCCTTATAATAATTGTGCTTATCGCCGCCTGGTTTACCAGCTTTTCTTCCCATCCCCTGGTTCAGGACGTGATGGGCGGTATCCGTCCCGCAGCCCTGGGGCTGATAGCCTCGGCAGCCTGGTTTATCTTTCGGGAGGCCCTCTTTGTTCCCGGTGGAGAATTAAGGGTGAGTCTGCCCGCCCTGGGCCTGTTTATTGTCCTGGGAACAGCCTATAAGCTGAAACCGGCTACCCCGGCTATCTACATTCTCGCCGGCGGAATCCTGGGAATTTTCATTTTCTGATCTTTTTTTAATGGTGGGTAGCTCTACAAACGTGGTATTTTTGTTATAGGCAAGGCGGAGGGATTTTGCAGCACCCGCATCCTGCGCCAAATACTATTTTGGTGCAGGAGAGGACTGCGGGAAATCCCGACAACGCTGCATAGGGCAAAAAGAGTAGTTTTTAGAGGTGCCCTGGTATTGATTATTCCAGGCTTTCAGTGTAGAGTTCCTGCGGACATTCCCCATTGGGGGAAGAGTTAAAAACGAATCTTAGCAGCACTTCCCGCTCCGGCAGGACCGGAGCTTCAATCCTGGGTACATGGGTATAAGTTCTTAGCCTCATGCTTATTGCTTTCGATTGTGTGTTAGGAATCGTTAGAAATACCGTCCGCGAAAATTTTTCCCGGACGACGCATAGGCGGAAACATGACAGAATTCTCATCCCTCGGATTATCCGAAGAGCTCCTTAAGGGGAGTACCAAGCTCGGATTTACCATCCCGACCCCCATTCAGGCCAAAGCAATCCCTGAGCTCCTGGCCTCGGACAAAGACTTTGTTGTACTGGCAGGTACCGGCACCGGCAAGACGGCGGCCTTTGGCCTGCCTCTGCTGCAGAAGCTCGACCCCGGTCATAACGGCACCCAGGCCCTGATATTAAGCCCCACCAGGGAGCTCTGCTGCCAGATTACCGAAGATCTGAAGCGTTTCTCGGTCTTTCTCAAGGACGTTTCCATAGTGCCGGTTTACGGCGGGGCCAGCATGGGTCTCCAGATACGGGACCTTAAAAAGCGTCCCCGTATAATCGTGGCCACCCCGGGACGTCTTATCGATCACCTGGAACGGGGCAATATAGATCTCAGCGGAATCCGGACCCTGGTCCTTGATGAGGCTGACGAGATGCTCTCCATGGGCTTTCGGGATGAGCTGGAATCAATACTGGCCCTGACCCCCGGAGACAAGCAGACCTGCCTTTTTTCGGCCACCATGCCGAAGGACATTCGCGCTATTGTTCAGAACTTTCTTGATAATCCACGGGAGATTTCCTCCCTCAAGAGCGAAGAAGATTCCAGCACCGTTGAACATCACTATCTTATGGTAAACCACCGTGACCGCTTTGAAGCCCTGCGGCGTTTTATTGCAAAGCAGCAGAACTTTTACGGCATTGTCTTCTGCCGTACCAAGGACCAGACCAGAGAAATCGCCGTAAAACTGGCAGAAGACGGACTTTCCGCCGACGCTATCCACGGCGACCTTTCCCAGATGCAGCGGGACTACGTTATGCAGCGCTTCCGTAAAGGCGCGGTCAGCATTCTGGTAGCCACCGATGTTGCCGCCCGGGGCATCGATGTGGACAGTCTGACCCATGTAGTGCATTACGAGCTCCCCCATGACGCCGAGTCCTATGTCCACCGCTCAGGGCGCACCGGACGGGCAGGCAGAGAGGGTATGTCCCTCGCCATAGCGACTCCCGCGGACCGCCACAAACTGCGCTCTCTGGACCGGCGGATCAAAAGCGGAGTAAGCCGGATAGAGGTTCCCACAGGGAACGAAATTCTGCAGCACAGGATCGATACCTTTGTGGAAGAACTGGAAAACGCAGAGGAACTGCCAAAAACGTCGGTATCCTGCATGAAAGGTGCAATTGAACGGCTCCGCAGTCTGTCTCAGGAGGAGCTAATTGAAAAGATTCTCCACACCCGCTTCAAAGAGCAGATTGAATACTTCAGCAAAAAGCAGGACATCAGTGCTGCAACCCAAAGCCAGGGTCCCCGTGACCGGAAAGGCGGATTCCGGGATCAGGCCCCCAGAAAACGGGGGCCCCGGGGCCGGAACGAAGTCGATTACGTTAAGGTTAAGTTTTCTATGGGAAGCCAGGAAGGTATAACAAAATCGGAGATTATCGGTCTTGCAAACCGGGCCATGAAGGGAATGCGCTTTCCCATCGGAGAGGTGCGGCTCAAAAGGAACAGCGCCACCATAGAAGTCCCCAGGGACATCTCACTGGAACTCGCCCGCCGCATAGAGGGCAAGGTAATCCGGGAAAATCGTCAGACCGCGTAAGGGTCCTTTTGAATCACAGGCGGGCTCCTGCCCGCCATTTTTTTAATCAAGCATTACTATCAGGTCTTCGCCGATCTCATCCATACGTGAATAGTCCCCCCTCAGTTCCTGTGGAAGCAGCATGGCCAGCTGCTTCATCATCTGGTCGGTCAGGAGCCTGCGGCTCTCCTTGTTTACTCGTTCCGGAGCCGCCAGCTTGAAGGGAGTTCCGACCTTGAAACGAATCTCAGTACGTTTAAAACGCCTCAGGTTCTTCCAGAGATTCTGACTGCCGTAGTGGGCAACCGGCAGAATCGGTGCGTCGTTCTGCACCGCCAGGGTAACGACTCCCGGGTTCCCCTTCTGCAGATGTCCGTCCCGGGAACGGGTACCCTCGGGTGCAAGCCCGATAATGGCCCCTTCGGCGAGAAGTTCTCCCACCTTACGAAAAGCTGCTGATGGCGGTGCTCCGCGCTTCAGGGGAATACCACCCCAGCGGCGGACAATTCCCTTGACTATCGGGACCCTGGAAATCTCTACCTTCATGACCCCAAAAATCCTCCTGGGCCGCATAAAAAGATAAAACAGCGGGGCTTCCAGAAAATTTATATGATTAAAAATCATCAGAAGCGGACCCGCCCGGGGGACCTTATCCAGTTCCTTCGCGTCGATACGGCAGACAGCGCGGATAAGCAGATAGACAAACGAGTCAAACAAACGTCCCAGCATAGTATTCTTCCCTCTCCGATCCTTGACAAGCTATGATTGCAGCCTGAGAATATAAGCATATCACAAATATGTTGTCGAGGATGTATGAAAGTAAGCGGTGCAGCGGGAAAGTATCTTTTTGTTGATCTTACAGCCGGAACATGGAAGGAATACCCCATACAAAAAAAGAACCAGCGGCTCTATCTGGGCGGTAAAGGCCTTGCAATCAAGATCTATTACGACCTTTTGCGTGACAGGCTGAACAGTATAGATCCCCTGGGAGCGGAGAATCTTCTGATATTCTCCACCGGAGTACTCCTGGGAACAAAAGCCCCCTGTTCGGCCCGTTTCGAAGTGCTGACAAAATCTCCACTGACGAATCTGCTGGTGGGATCCTCCTGCGGCGGACCCTTCGGCGAGGCCCTGCGCACCGCCGGCTGGGACGGCCTGATTCTCAGCGGAAAAAGCAGGGATCTTCTGCTGCTGAGAGTAAGCAGCGAGGGGGTCAGTTTTGAATCCGCCGCCGGGCTTGCAGGCCTTGGCACCGAAGCGAGCGAAGAAAAACTGAAGCTTGATAAAAAAGAGGCCGCCGTAACTATTGGACCTGCGGGAGAGAACCTGGTACGCTACGCGAATATCCGGTCAGGTCACCGTTTTGCCGGCCGCGGCGGTGTCGGCGCGGTTATGGGAGCCAAAAAGCTTAAGGCAGTAGTTGTCCAGGGATGGTCCTGCACCATTGAAGCGGTCGATCCCGAGGGCTTCCGCCGAATCTCTGATAAGGCACGTAAAATGATCCAGCGCAATCCCATGTCCAAAGCCTATAAATCCTATGGAACCGCCGCCAACGTGCGTTTTGGCATGAAGGCAGGCTTTTCTCCGGTACGCAACTTCCGGGACCGCTATCATCCTGATACAAAAAAGACCTCCGGCGAATCCATGGCAGAACGCTATTCACCCCGTTCCTCCACCTGCCGGCACTGCGTAATCCTCTGCGGACACAAGGGAGAGTATCCCGACGGTAAAACCCGGCAGATTCCCGAGTACGAGACGGTGGGAATGTTCGGCAGCAATATCGCGAACTATGATCCCGACCTCATCGGGCTCTGGAACGAGCAGATGAACGACCTCGGTATGGACACCATCTCCGCGGGAGGGACCATTGCCTGGGCCATGGAGGCCGCTGAAAAAGGACTCCGCCCCAGCTCGCTGCGCTTCGGCGATATCGATGGAATATCGGAAATGATCCGGGACATCACTTTTCGTCACGGTGAGGGGTATGAGCTGGCGGAAGGTACCCGGATACTGAGTGAGAAATACGGCGGCAGAGAGTTCGCCATCCAGGTCAAAGGGCTGGAGTGCGCCGCCTACGATCCCCGGGCCGCCTGGGGGCAGGGACTCTCCTACGCGGTCTACAACAAAGGCGGCTGCCATCTTGGCTCCTACCTGGTAGGCCTTGAACAGATATTAAAATACATGCCTCCCCACACAACCCTGGGAAAAGCTTC from Marispirochaeta sp. encodes the following:
- the ald gene encoding alanine dehydrogenase, translated to MIIGCPKEIKKHEYRAGLTPHCASAYVRHGHTVLVQRGAGSGSGFEDQEYSDAGAKLVDSSREIWAADMVVKVKEPLPEEFQYFRENLILYTYLHLAAAEELTRALLNSGVKGIAYETIQTDDGHLPCLTPMSEIAGRLSVQEGAKYLEKTFGGRGVLLGGVPGVERGKVAILGGGVVGLNACKIAVGMGAEVTLLDINTARLAYLDDIFQARITTLVSNERNIEKIARESDVIIGAVLIPGAKAPRLIRREHLKLMKKGAVLVDVAVDQGGCFETTRATFHDDPVYLVDDVIHYCVANMPGAVARTATLALTNATLNHGLNLADNGVEKACRESVPLQRGLNIYTGKCTHRGVAEAFGLDYTNPETAL
- a CDS encoding Lrp/AsnC family transcriptional regulator, whose protein sequence is MTQHELDELDSGIVTRLRVENMSNNALAEELGISEGTVRQRIKKLKEAGVLKIRALINPDSLVRQQLATIAVNLNESRLLDAKAREIAELENVLSVSITSGQYDLIVEVLVDSNRGLVGFLTDTLARVEGIAKTESFLMLKNYNKYV
- a CDS encoding IS110 family transposase, with the translated sequence MEEKIRYVGIDLGKRTYQCAILDEKAKNQQFNGKADGIGLERLAKRLGNDDLVGLEAGNNAFNIARYLTDRVGCHVVVLNPGKLAMIYQSLKKTDREDAVQIARLLQRNPVEELPTVPLPTKKEEEERSVVAELATYKADRTRYINRLHSVFLDSGITTITKADLKTASNREKNVLTLLTGRHVREARRLIEMVAYCEAIIEDLEQETKQFLESEKNTGILMSVPGVGPATALAFIAYVGDGSRFANADQVANYAGLTPRVDSSGETHRMGPISKQGCAYLRRVIVQAAWSLVRSKSGGHLKEAYKTLITRKPKAVAIIAIARRLVKLLYTLVTKKTYYRYSQLKERLAKLKYHKLQIIGLGS
- a CDS encoding GatB/YqeY domain-containing protein, which translates into the protein MPTIQEYQKQRMLMRKIEPKRADVLGLILDTAKKAAKEQNREATEADFTAAVKKQIKAMEKTVELVKANNGDTSKQEAEIVIMREYLPPMMGEAELSAEIDKLLGELPKEERIKKNQGKLMGKLKALGDSVDMGVAAKILSEKLG
- a CDS encoding GntR family transcriptional regulator — translated: MNSLDQKIFQRFEKTSRADTIYEIIKDGILQGVWKPGDKIDDQELAKRLGVSRLSVREALSKFVENLIIEKQHWKGYQVRQLQWKEIEGIMEIRIALETIAIDHVARNITPELIKELEGTLNQAVRDMEAEDHTAFRLSDYAFHEIIHRECGNIWITNIISNIRVLIEIIRRISQEEHFRNVAWASIEEHRAVLDCLKNRDPQCAVETLRSHLLMYTERVRAEYKHPDSLQKTDD
- a CDS encoding zinc-binding dehydrogenase codes for the protein MTVGKGVTRFKPGDRVVHEIVTFYCGECPACLEGRFNICNTIPPMQGRAHFMTGGGFAKFVVWPEQQLHKLPDSVSSKEAVLMEPTAGSIHSVVTRMRIKAGESVVILGPGARGILMMQVCKAIGAGPIIMTGLTRDKPFRLAMAKKMGADRVVNVEKEDIREAVREMTGGIGVDAVLENTGSVEPTAESLDIVRKGGKVLWAGGGIRGGIVAPVDTYKIIVKEIDVKGEISQIPYDWKSAVHLVAAGKIDLAPLVTHEFGLEDWRKGFDLAATSAECLRVALKP
- a CDS encoding lactate racemase domain-containing protein, which translates into the protein MTILNTLLDSVPVPRMVRVKQNYERPRLADPVGKFCACIQAGSVLNKIRKGMSIAVAVGSRGISNQPAIVKALVSELKSAGAEPFIVPAMGSHGGAVAEGQKSILEGMGFTEEYLGIPIRASMETVNLGEAEPDLPVYIDKYAWEADGIVIINRIKPHVAFRGPCESGLAKMITIGLGKQRGAETCHNLGFGRMAEHIPAIASAILAKKQNTLRCCTAGERLSRNLQGRRPLPHPLCYRRPQHYPDRGAGYYRGQPREQPSTKKEISFKREGKQNTLVGAHAFR
- a CDS encoding chromate transporter; amino-acid sequence: MNNFLKDIGVLYSLFFKIGLFSIGGGYVMLPMLRVELVEKRKWVSDRELLDYYAIGQATPGIIAVNTATFVGYTRRGIPGALAATAGMVGPSLIIILAIAVFIPMMETMPLFQKAFKGIRVAVAVLLVSTLVTLTKKGWRSWIDAMLTVAAFAAVVFSGISPFPVILAAGLLGLLLRRHRSSLQ
- a CDS encoding chromate transporter, with the translated sequence MSYLSLFITFFTIGLFTIGGGLASLPLLYEAVVDSGMISRNLFVDMLAISQSTPGPIGINMSTFAGYQISGIPGGFVATLGMVTPSLIIIVLIAAWFTSFSSHPLVQDVMGGIRPAALGLIASAAWFIFREALFVPGGELRVSLPALGLFIVLGTAYKLKPATPAIYILAGGILGIFIF
- a CDS encoding DEAD/DEAH box helicase, whose product is MTEFSSLGLSEELLKGSTKLGFTIPTPIQAKAIPELLASDKDFVVLAGTGTGKTAAFGLPLLQKLDPGHNGTQALILSPTRELCCQITEDLKRFSVFLKDVSIVPVYGGASMGLQIRDLKKRPRIIVATPGRLIDHLERGNIDLSGIRTLVLDEADEMLSMGFRDELESILALTPGDKQTCLFSATMPKDIRAIVQNFLDNPREISSLKSEEDSSTVEHHYLMVNHRDRFEALRRFIAKQQNFYGIVFCRTKDQTREIAVKLAEDGLSADAIHGDLSQMQRDYVMQRFRKGAVSILVATDVAARGIDVDSLTHVVHYELPHDAESYVHRSGRTGRAGREGMSLAIATPADRHKLRSLDRRIKSGVSRIEVPTGNEILQHRIDTFVEELENAEELPKTSVSCMKGAIERLRSLSQEELIEKILHTRFKEQIEYFSKKQDISAATQSQGPRDRKGGFRDQAPRKRGPRGRNEVDYVKVKFSMGSQEGITKSEIIGLANRAMKGMRFPIGEVRLKRNSATIEVPRDISLELARRIEGKVIRENRQTA
- a CDS encoding lysophospholipid acyltransferase family protein, with protein sequence MLGRLFDSFVYLLIRAVCRIDAKELDKVPRAGPLLMIFNHINFLEAPLFYLFMRPRRIFGVMKVEISRVPIVKGIVRRWGGIPLKRGAPPSAAFRKVGELLAEGAIIGLAPEGTRSRDGHLQKGNPGVVTLAVQNDAPILPVAHYGSQNLWKNLRRFKRTEIRFKVGTPFKLAAPERVNKESRRLLTDQMMKQLAMLLPQELRGDYSRMDEIGEDLIVMLD